The genomic DNA CACAACAGGAAGATTATTTGTGATTTGAAATTGGGGCAACTAAGCTAGACTTGCAAACggatggggggtgggggtgggggggggggttgtagaaaaaacaaacaaacaaaaaaaatacctcaCACCACAGGAAAATCTGGTCAGATAATCTTTACAACTGTCACAAAACTGGGGCTTTGCTGACAGGTGTTAGGAGGGCGGAATCAGGCCCCAGACCATCTTGATTCACCTGTAATGTGTACCGGGCATTAGAACAACTAAGCGAGTCTAACAGGTTACTAACCCTGTTTGGGCAGAGCCTCAGCGAGTCTCCTGAGGCTCGTCAGGCTGTCGGCTCCCAGCTGGTTCAGGATACCAGGAAGCATCTCGGTCAGCTGCTTGGTCTCAGCGTGGCCAGTGATGGTGAAGGTGTTGGCTGCGAGGGAGGCCTGCACTTTGGGATTGTTAAAGTGGATGACTGTTCCTTGATTTGTAAACATGTTAACCTGCAACAGAAGACAAAAGTTTG from Plectropomus leopardus isolate mb unplaced genomic scaffold, YSFRI_Pleo_2.0 unplaced_scaffold49193, whole genome shotgun sequence includes the following:
- the LOC121939490 gene encoding transcription factor BTF3 encodes the protein LGVNNISGIEEVNMFTNQGTVIHFNNPKVQASLAANTFTITGHAETKQLTEMLPGILNQLGADSLTSLRRLAEALPKQG